The proteins below come from a single Benincasa hispida cultivar B227 chromosome 4, ASM972705v1, whole genome shotgun sequence genomic window:
- the LOC120075300 gene encoding splicing factor U2af large subunit A isoform X3, with the protein MGGMKVMEKMQTTMSMVFLPKLVVPATVATILTVIPNLSMVLGIMKESLQKVEKKKEIRGVIGTGTGIETEVEKGIERKARMGKEIGRRIEIGIGIVTKTVIGIVTAITETVTGIEVRGGKGAEVEMMMITTGVETMTGGEIMIKNEKTGIDVGLVLAQREYMSIGQGPLLHRGQDHAPKANELVVLTWLLRQLQYCLVQLLLQAMLDYLPLCADNGRELTSVAFMCKKDQYTAGQIPGTTPAIPGMFPTMFPLATGQPFGALPVMPVQAMTQQATRHARRVYVGGLPPTANEQSVATFFSQVMAAIGGNTAGPGDAVVNVYINHEKKFAFVEMRSVEEASNAMALDGIIFEGAPVKVRRPSDYNPSLAATLGPSQPNPNLNLAAVGLTPGSAGGLEGPDRIFVGGLPYYFTEAQVRELLESFGPLRGFDLVKDRETGNSKGYAFCVYQDLSVTDIACAALNGIKMGDKTLTVRRANQGANQPKPEQESVLLHAQQQIALQLMLQPGTVSTKVLCLTQVVSPEELINDEDYEDIMEDMRGEGGKFGTLVNVVIPRPRPNEAAPGVGKVFLEYADIDSATKARAGLNGRKFGGNQVMAVFYPENKFAQGEYDA; encoded by the exons ATGGGAGGTATGAAGGTAATGGAGAAGATGCAGACAACTATGTCGATGGTTTTTCTCCCCAAGCTCGTGGTGCCAGCCACGGTGGCCACGATACTCACAGTGATTCCAAATCTCAG CATGGTTCTAGGGATTATGAAAGAGAGTCTTCAAAAAGtcgagaaaaagaaagagataaGGGGCGTGATAGGGACAGGGACAGGGATCGAGACCGAGGTCGAGAAAGGGATAGAGAGAAAAGCAAGGATGGGGAAAGAGATCGGGAGAAGGATAGAGATAGGGATAGGGATCGTGACAAAGACCGTGATAGGGATCGTGACCGCCATCACAGAGACCGTCACAGGGATCGAGGTGAGAGGAGGGAAGGGGGCAGAAGTAGAGATGATGATGATTACTACAGGAGTAGAGACTATGACAG GCGGAGAGATTATGATAAAGAACGAGAAGACAGGCATAGACGTAGGTCTCGTTCTCGCTCAAAGGGAATACATGAGCATAGGTCAAGGTCCCCTTCTCCATCGCGGTCAAGATCACGCTCCAAAAG CAAACGAATTAGTGGTTTTGACATGGCTCCTCCGACAACTGCAATATTGTCTGGTGCAACTGCTGCTGCAG GCAATGTTGGACTACTTGCCCCTCTGTGCTGACAATGGGCGTGAGCTGACTTCTGTAGCTTTTATGTGCAAGAAGGACCAATACACCG CAGGTCAGATTCCTGGGACAACTCCAGCTATTCCTGGAATGTTTCCTACCATGTTTCCACTGGCAACTGGTCAG CCCTTCGGGGCGCTTCCTGTTATGCCAGTTCAGGCAATGACACAGCAG GCTACTAGACATGCACGGCGTGTTTATGTGGGAGGGCTACCACCGACAGCGAACGAACAG TCTGTTGCCACATTTTTCAGCCAGGTTATGGCAGCAATAGGAGGAAATACCGCTGGCCCTG GAGATGCGGTTGTCAATGTATACATTAATCATGAGAAAAAGTTTGCTTTTGTGGAGATGAGATCTGTCGAGGAAGCCAGTAATGCAATGGCCTTGGATGGGATCATCTTTGAG GGAGCACCTGTAAAGGTGCGAAGACCTAGTGATTACAATCCTTCTCTTGCTGCAACGCTTGGTCCCAGCCAGCCAAACCCCAATCTGAACCTAGCTGCCGTTGGTCTAACTCCAGGTTCTGCTGGTGGTCTTGAGGGTCCAGATCGCATTTTTGTGGGTGGACTTCCCTATTACTTCACAGAAGCTCAGGTCAGGGAGTTGCTGGAGTCTTTTGGGCCACTACGAGGTTTTGATCTCGTGAAAGATAGAGAGACTGGAAATTCAAAAGGATATGCATTTTGTGTTTACCAAGATCTTTCAGTCACAGACATAGCCTGTGCAGCACTCAATGGTATTAAAATGGGCGATAAGACACTCACTGTTCGGCGTGCGAATCAAGGAGCCAATCAACCCAAACCAGAGCAAGAAAGTGTTCTTTTACATGCACAGCAGCAAATTGCGTTACAG CTTATGCTACAGCCTGGGACTGTATCCACCAAGGTTCTTTGTCTTACACAAGTTGTTTCCCCTGAAGAGCTTATTAATGATGAAGACTACGAAGATATCATGGAAGACATGCGAGGGGAAGGCGGAAAATTTG GTACATTAGTGAACGTTGTTATCCCGCGTCCGAGACCCAATGAAGCAGCACCCGGAGTTGGAAAG GTGTTTTTGGAGTATGCAGACATTGACAGCGCAACGAAAGCTCGAGCTGGTTTGAATGGAAGGAAATTTGGAGGGAACCAAGTGATGGCTGTATTCTATCCTGAGAACAAGTTTGCCCAAGGGGAGTATGATGCCTAA
- the LOC120075300 gene encoding splicing factor U2af large subunit A isoform X2: protein MGGMKVMEKMQTTMSMVFLPKLVVPATVATILTVIPNLSMVLGIMKESLQKVEKKKEIRGVIGTGTGIETEVEKGIERKARMGKEIGRRIEIGIGIVTKTVIGIVTAITETVTGIEVRGGKGAEVEMMMITTGVETMTGGEIMIKNEKTGIDVGLVLAQREYMSIGQGPLLHRGQDHAPKANELVVLTWLLRQLQYCLVQLLLQAMLDYLPLCADNGRELTSVAFMCKKDQYTGQIPGTTPAIPGMFPTMFPLATGQPFGALPVMPVQAMTQQATRHARRVYVGGLPPTANEQSVATFFSQVMAAIGGNTAGPGDAVVNVYINHEKKFAFVEMRSVEEASNAMALDGIIFEGAPVKVRRPSDYNPSLAATLGPSQPNPNLNLAAVGLTPGSAGGLEGPDRIFVGGLPYYFTEAQVRELLESFGPLRGFDLVKDRETGNSKGYAFCVYQDLSVTDIACAALNGIKMGDKTLTVRRANQGANQPKPEQESVLLHAQQQIALQKLMLQPGTVSTKVLCLTQVVSPEELINDEDYEDIMEDMRGEGGKFGTLVNVVIPRPRPNEAAPGVGKVFLEYADIDSATKARAGLNGRKFGGNQVMAVFYPENKFAQGEYDA from the exons ATGGGAGGTATGAAGGTAATGGAGAAGATGCAGACAACTATGTCGATGGTTTTTCTCCCCAAGCTCGTGGTGCCAGCCACGGTGGCCACGATACTCACAGTGATTCCAAATCTCAG CATGGTTCTAGGGATTATGAAAGAGAGTCTTCAAAAAGtcgagaaaaagaaagagataaGGGGCGTGATAGGGACAGGGACAGGGATCGAGACCGAGGTCGAGAAAGGGATAGAGAGAAAAGCAAGGATGGGGAAAGAGATCGGGAGAAGGATAGAGATAGGGATAGGGATCGTGACAAAGACCGTGATAGGGATCGTGACCGCCATCACAGAGACCGTCACAGGGATCGAGGTGAGAGGAGGGAAGGGGGCAGAAGTAGAGATGATGATGATTACTACAGGAGTAGAGACTATGACAG GCGGAGAGATTATGATAAAGAACGAGAAGACAGGCATAGACGTAGGTCTCGTTCTCGCTCAAAGGGAATACATGAGCATAGGTCAAGGTCCCCTTCTCCATCGCGGTCAAGATCACGCTCCAAAAG CAAACGAATTAGTGGTTTTGACATGGCTCCTCCGACAACTGCAATATTGTCTGGTGCAACTGCTGCTGCAG GCAATGTTGGACTACTTGCCCCTCTGTGCTGACAATGGGCGTGAGCTGACTTCTGTAGCTTTTATGTGCAAGAAGGACCAATACACCG GTCAGATTCCTGGGACAACTCCAGCTATTCCTGGAATGTTTCCTACCATGTTTCCACTGGCAACTGGTCAG CCCTTCGGGGCGCTTCCTGTTATGCCAGTTCAGGCAATGACACAGCAG GCTACTAGACATGCACGGCGTGTTTATGTGGGAGGGCTACCACCGACAGCGAACGAACAG TCTGTTGCCACATTTTTCAGCCAGGTTATGGCAGCAATAGGAGGAAATACCGCTGGCCCTG GAGATGCGGTTGTCAATGTATACATTAATCATGAGAAAAAGTTTGCTTTTGTGGAGATGAGATCTGTCGAGGAAGCCAGTAATGCAATGGCCTTGGATGGGATCATCTTTGAG GGAGCACCTGTAAAGGTGCGAAGACCTAGTGATTACAATCCTTCTCTTGCTGCAACGCTTGGTCCCAGCCAGCCAAACCCCAATCTGAACCTAGCTGCCGTTGGTCTAACTCCAGGTTCTGCTGGTGGTCTTGAGGGTCCAGATCGCATTTTTGTGGGTGGACTTCCCTATTACTTCACAGAAGCTCAGGTCAGGGAGTTGCTGGAGTCTTTTGGGCCACTACGAGGTTTTGATCTCGTGAAAGATAGAGAGACTGGAAATTCAAAAGGATATGCATTTTGTGTTTACCAAGATCTTTCAGTCACAGACATAGCCTGTGCAGCACTCAATGGTATTAAAATGGGCGATAAGACACTCACTGTTCGGCGTGCGAATCAAGGAGCCAATCAACCCAAACCAGAGCAAGAAAGTGTTCTTTTACATGCACAGCAGCAAATTGCGTTACAG AAGCTTATGCTACAGCCTGGGACTGTATCCACCAAGGTTCTTTGTCTTACACAAGTTGTTTCCCCTGAAGAGCTTATTAATGATGAAGACTACGAAGATATCATGGAAGACATGCGAGGGGAAGGCGGAAAATTTG GTACATTAGTGAACGTTGTTATCCCGCGTCCGAGACCCAATGAAGCAGCACCCGGAGTTGGAAAG GTGTTTTTGGAGTATGCAGACATTGACAGCGCAACGAAAGCTCGAGCTGGTTTGAATGGAAGGAAATTTGGAGGGAACCAAGTGATGGCTGTATTCTATCCTGAGAACAAGTTTGCCCAAGGGGAGTATGATGCCTAA
- the LOC120075300 gene encoding splicing factor U2af large subunit A isoform X7, producing the protein MGGMKVMEKMQTTMSMVFLPKLVVPATVATILTVIPNLSMVLGIMKESLQKVEKKKEIRGVIGTGTGIETEVEKGIERKARMGKEIGRRIEIGIGIVTKTVIGIVTAITETVTGIEVRGGKGAEVEMMMITTGVETMTGGEIMIKNEKTGIDVGLVLAQREYMSIGQGPLLHRGQDHAPKANELVVLTWLLRQLQYCLVQLLLQCGKLTTNCMVSLGQIPGTTPAIPGMFPTMFPLATGQPFGALPVMPVQAMTQQATRHARRVYVGGLPPTANEQSVATFFSQVMAAIGGNTAGPGDAVVNVYINHEKKFAFVEMRSVEEASNAMALDGIIFEGAPVKVRRPSDYNPSLAATLGPSQPNPNLNLAAVGLTPGSAGGLEGPDRIFVGGLPYYFTEAQVRELLESFGPLRGFDLVKDRETGNSKGYAFCVYQDLSVTDIACAALNGIKMGDKTLTVRRANQGANQPKPEQESVLLHAQQQIALQKLMLQPGTVSTKVLCLTQVVSPEELINDEDYEDIMEDMRGEGGKFGTLVNVVIPRPRPNEAAPGVGKVFLEYADIDSATKARAGLNGRKFGGNQVMAVFYPENKFAQGEYDA; encoded by the exons ATGGGAGGTATGAAGGTAATGGAGAAGATGCAGACAACTATGTCGATGGTTTTTCTCCCCAAGCTCGTGGTGCCAGCCACGGTGGCCACGATACTCACAGTGATTCCAAATCTCAG CATGGTTCTAGGGATTATGAAAGAGAGTCTTCAAAAAGtcgagaaaaagaaagagataaGGGGCGTGATAGGGACAGGGACAGGGATCGAGACCGAGGTCGAGAAAGGGATAGAGAGAAAAGCAAGGATGGGGAAAGAGATCGGGAGAAGGATAGAGATAGGGATAGGGATCGTGACAAAGACCGTGATAGGGATCGTGACCGCCATCACAGAGACCGTCACAGGGATCGAGGTGAGAGGAGGGAAGGGGGCAGAAGTAGAGATGATGATGATTACTACAGGAGTAGAGACTATGACAG GCGGAGAGATTATGATAAAGAACGAGAAGACAGGCATAGACGTAGGTCTCGTTCTCGCTCAAAGGGAATACATGAGCATAGGTCAAGGTCCCCTTCTCCATCGCGGTCAAGATCACGCTCCAAAAG CAAACGAATTAGTGGTTTTGACATGGCTCCTCCGACAACTGCAATATTGTCTGGTGCAACTGCTGCTGCAG TGTGGAAAGTTGACAACAAATTGCATGGTGTCATTGG GTCAGATTCCTGGGACAACTCCAGCTATTCCTGGAATGTTTCCTACCATGTTTCCACTGGCAACTGGTCAG CCCTTCGGGGCGCTTCCTGTTATGCCAGTTCAGGCAATGACACAGCAG GCTACTAGACATGCACGGCGTGTTTATGTGGGAGGGCTACCACCGACAGCGAACGAACAG TCTGTTGCCACATTTTTCAGCCAGGTTATGGCAGCAATAGGAGGAAATACCGCTGGCCCTG GAGATGCGGTTGTCAATGTATACATTAATCATGAGAAAAAGTTTGCTTTTGTGGAGATGAGATCTGTCGAGGAAGCCAGTAATGCAATGGCCTTGGATGGGATCATCTTTGAG GGAGCACCTGTAAAGGTGCGAAGACCTAGTGATTACAATCCTTCTCTTGCTGCAACGCTTGGTCCCAGCCAGCCAAACCCCAATCTGAACCTAGCTGCCGTTGGTCTAACTCCAGGTTCTGCTGGTGGTCTTGAGGGTCCAGATCGCATTTTTGTGGGTGGACTTCCCTATTACTTCACAGAAGCTCAGGTCAGGGAGTTGCTGGAGTCTTTTGGGCCACTACGAGGTTTTGATCTCGTGAAAGATAGAGAGACTGGAAATTCAAAAGGATATGCATTTTGTGTTTACCAAGATCTTTCAGTCACAGACATAGCCTGTGCAGCACTCAATGGTATTAAAATGGGCGATAAGACACTCACTGTTCGGCGTGCGAATCAAGGAGCCAATCAACCCAAACCAGAGCAAGAAAGTGTTCTTTTACATGCACAGCAGCAAATTGCGTTACAG AAGCTTATGCTACAGCCTGGGACTGTATCCACCAAGGTTCTTTGTCTTACACAAGTTGTTTCCCCTGAAGAGCTTATTAATGATGAAGACTACGAAGATATCATGGAAGACATGCGAGGGGAAGGCGGAAAATTTG GTACATTAGTGAACGTTGTTATCCCGCGTCCGAGACCCAATGAAGCAGCACCCGGAGTTGGAAAG GTGTTTTTGGAGTATGCAGACATTGACAGCGCAACGAAAGCTCGAGCTGGTTTGAATGGAAGGAAATTTGGAGGGAACCAAGTGATGGCTGTATTCTATCCTGAGAACAAGTTTGCCCAAGGGGAGTATGATGCCTAA
- the LOC120075300 gene encoding splicing factor U2af large subunit A isoform X6, with protein MGGMKVMEKMQTTMSMVFLPKLVVPATVATILTVIPNLSMVLGIMKESLQKVEKKKEIRGVIGTGTGIETEVEKGIERKARMGKEIGRRIEIGIGIVTKTVIGIVTAITETVTGIEVRGGKGAEVEMMMITTGVETMTGGEIMIKNEKTGIDVGLVLAQREYMSIGQGPLLHRGQDHAPKANELVVLTWLLRQLQYCLVQLLLQCGKLTTNCMVSLAGQIPGTTPAIPGMFPTMFPLATGQPFGALPVMPVQAMTQQATRHARRVYVGGLPPTANEQSVATFFSQVMAAIGGNTAGPGDAVVNVYINHEKKFAFVEMRSVEEASNAMALDGIIFEGAPVKVRRPSDYNPSLAATLGPSQPNPNLNLAAVGLTPGSAGGLEGPDRIFVGGLPYYFTEAQVRELLESFGPLRGFDLVKDRETGNSKGYAFCVYQDLSVTDIACAALNGIKMGDKTLTVRRANQGANQPKPEQESVLLHAQQQIALQKLMLQPGTVSTKVLCLTQVVSPEELINDEDYEDIMEDMRGEGGKFGTLVNVVIPRPRPNEAAPGVGKVFLEYADIDSATKARAGLNGRKFGGNQVMAVFYPENKFAQGEYDA; from the exons ATGGGAGGTATGAAGGTAATGGAGAAGATGCAGACAACTATGTCGATGGTTTTTCTCCCCAAGCTCGTGGTGCCAGCCACGGTGGCCACGATACTCACAGTGATTCCAAATCTCAG CATGGTTCTAGGGATTATGAAAGAGAGTCTTCAAAAAGtcgagaaaaagaaagagataaGGGGCGTGATAGGGACAGGGACAGGGATCGAGACCGAGGTCGAGAAAGGGATAGAGAGAAAAGCAAGGATGGGGAAAGAGATCGGGAGAAGGATAGAGATAGGGATAGGGATCGTGACAAAGACCGTGATAGGGATCGTGACCGCCATCACAGAGACCGTCACAGGGATCGAGGTGAGAGGAGGGAAGGGGGCAGAAGTAGAGATGATGATGATTACTACAGGAGTAGAGACTATGACAG GCGGAGAGATTATGATAAAGAACGAGAAGACAGGCATAGACGTAGGTCTCGTTCTCGCTCAAAGGGAATACATGAGCATAGGTCAAGGTCCCCTTCTCCATCGCGGTCAAGATCACGCTCCAAAAG CAAACGAATTAGTGGTTTTGACATGGCTCCTCCGACAACTGCAATATTGTCTGGTGCAACTGCTGCTGCAG TGTGGAAAGTTGACAACAAATTGCATGGTGTCATTGG CAGGTCAGATTCCTGGGACAACTCCAGCTATTCCTGGAATGTTTCCTACCATGTTTCCACTGGCAACTGGTCAG CCCTTCGGGGCGCTTCCTGTTATGCCAGTTCAGGCAATGACACAGCAG GCTACTAGACATGCACGGCGTGTTTATGTGGGAGGGCTACCACCGACAGCGAACGAACAG TCTGTTGCCACATTTTTCAGCCAGGTTATGGCAGCAATAGGAGGAAATACCGCTGGCCCTG GAGATGCGGTTGTCAATGTATACATTAATCATGAGAAAAAGTTTGCTTTTGTGGAGATGAGATCTGTCGAGGAAGCCAGTAATGCAATGGCCTTGGATGGGATCATCTTTGAG GGAGCACCTGTAAAGGTGCGAAGACCTAGTGATTACAATCCTTCTCTTGCTGCAACGCTTGGTCCCAGCCAGCCAAACCCCAATCTGAACCTAGCTGCCGTTGGTCTAACTCCAGGTTCTGCTGGTGGTCTTGAGGGTCCAGATCGCATTTTTGTGGGTGGACTTCCCTATTACTTCACAGAAGCTCAGGTCAGGGAGTTGCTGGAGTCTTTTGGGCCACTACGAGGTTTTGATCTCGTGAAAGATAGAGAGACTGGAAATTCAAAAGGATATGCATTTTGTGTTTACCAAGATCTTTCAGTCACAGACATAGCCTGTGCAGCACTCAATGGTATTAAAATGGGCGATAAGACACTCACTGTTCGGCGTGCGAATCAAGGAGCCAATCAACCCAAACCAGAGCAAGAAAGTGTTCTTTTACATGCACAGCAGCAAATTGCGTTACAG AAGCTTATGCTACAGCCTGGGACTGTATCCACCAAGGTTCTTTGTCTTACACAAGTTGTTTCCCCTGAAGAGCTTATTAATGATGAAGACTACGAAGATATCATGGAAGACATGCGAGGGGAAGGCGGAAAATTTG GTACATTAGTGAACGTTGTTATCCCGCGTCCGAGACCCAATGAAGCAGCACCCGGAGTTGGAAAG GTGTTTTTGGAGTATGCAGACATTGACAGCGCAACGAAAGCTCGAGCTGGTTTGAATGGAAGGAAATTTGGAGGGAACCAAGTGATGGCTGTATTCTATCCTGAGAACAAGTTTGCCCAAGGGGAGTATGATGCCTAA
- the LOC120075300 gene encoding splicing factor U2af large subunit B isoform X11, whose product MIKNEKTGIDVGLVLAQREYMSIGQGPLLHRGQDHAPKANELVVLTWLLRQLQYCLVQLLLQAMLDYLPLCADNGRELTSVAFMCKKDQYTAGQIPGTTPAIPGMFPTMFPLATGQPFGALPVMPVQAMTQQATRHARRVYVGGLPPTANEQSVATFFSQVMAAIGGNTAGPGDAVVNVYINHEKKFAFVEMRSVEEASNAMALDGIIFEGAPVKVRRPSDYNPSLAATLGPSQPNPNLNLAAVGLTPGSAGGLEGPDRIFVGGLPYYFTEAQVRELLESFGPLRGFDLVKDRETGNSKGYAFCVYQDLSVTDIACAALNGIKMGDKTLTVRRANQGANQPKPEQESVLLHAQQQIALQKLMLQPGTVSTKVLCLTQVVSPEELINDEDYEDIMEDMRGEGGKFGTLVNVVIPRPRPNEAAPGVGKVFLEYADIDSATKARAGLNGRKFGGNQVMAVFYPENKFAQGEYDA is encoded by the exons ATGATAAAGAACGAGAAGACAGGCATAGACGTAGGTCTCGTTCTCGCTCAAAGGGAATACATGAGCATAGGTCAAGGTCCCCTTCTCCATCGCGGTCAAGATCACGCTCCAAAAG CAAACGAATTAGTGGTTTTGACATGGCTCCTCCGACAACTGCAATATTGTCTGGTGCAACTGCTGCTGCAG GCAATGTTGGACTACTTGCCCCTCTGTGCTGACAATGGGCGTGAGCTGACTTCTGTAGCTTTTATGTGCAAGAAGGACCAATACACCG CAGGTCAGATTCCTGGGACAACTCCAGCTATTCCTGGAATGTTTCCTACCATGTTTCCACTGGCAACTGGTCAG CCCTTCGGGGCGCTTCCTGTTATGCCAGTTCAGGCAATGACACAGCAG GCTACTAGACATGCACGGCGTGTTTATGTGGGAGGGCTACCACCGACAGCGAACGAACAG TCTGTTGCCACATTTTTCAGCCAGGTTATGGCAGCAATAGGAGGAAATACCGCTGGCCCTG GAGATGCGGTTGTCAATGTATACATTAATCATGAGAAAAAGTTTGCTTTTGTGGAGATGAGATCTGTCGAGGAAGCCAGTAATGCAATGGCCTTGGATGGGATCATCTTTGAG GGAGCACCTGTAAAGGTGCGAAGACCTAGTGATTACAATCCTTCTCTTGCTGCAACGCTTGGTCCCAGCCAGCCAAACCCCAATCTGAACCTAGCTGCCGTTGGTCTAACTCCAGGTTCTGCTGGTGGTCTTGAGGGTCCAGATCGCATTTTTGTGGGTGGACTTCCCTATTACTTCACAGAAGCTCAGGTCAGGGAGTTGCTGGAGTCTTTTGGGCCACTACGAGGTTTTGATCTCGTGAAAGATAGAGAGACTGGAAATTCAAAAGGATATGCATTTTGTGTTTACCAAGATCTTTCAGTCACAGACATAGCCTGTGCAGCACTCAATGGTATTAAAATGGGCGATAAGACACTCACTGTTCGGCGTGCGAATCAAGGAGCCAATCAACCCAAACCAGAGCAAGAAAGTGTTCTTTTACATGCACAGCAGCAAATTGCGTTACAG AAGCTTATGCTACAGCCTGGGACTGTATCCACCAAGGTTCTTTGTCTTACACAAGTTGTTTCCCCTGAAGAGCTTATTAATGATGAAGACTACGAAGATATCATGGAAGACATGCGAGGGGAAGGCGGAAAATTTG GTACATTAGTGAACGTTGTTATCCCGCGTCCGAGACCCAATGAAGCAGCACCCGGAGTTGGAAAG GTGTTTTTGGAGTATGCAGACATTGACAGCGCAACGAAAGCTCGAGCTGGTTTGAATGGAAGGAAATTTGGAGGGAACCAAGTGATGGCTGTATTCTATCCTGAGAACAAGTTTGCCCAAGGGGAGTATGATGCCTAA
- the LOC120075300 gene encoding splicing factor U2af large subunit B isoform X12 — protein sequence MLDYLPLCADNGRELTSVAFMCKKDQYTAGQIPGTTPAIPGMFPTMFPLATGQPFGALPVMPVQAMTQQATRHARRVYVGGLPPTANEQSVATFFSQVMAAIGGNTAGPGDAVVNVYINHEKKFAFVEMRSVEEASNAMALDGIIFEGAPVKVRRPSDYNPSLAATLGPSQPNPNLNLAAVGLTPGSAGGLEGPDRIFVGGLPYYFTEAQVRELLESFGPLRGFDLVKDRETGNSKGYAFCVYQDLSVTDIACAALNGIKMGDKTLTVRRANQGANQPKPEQESVLLHAQQQIALQKLMLQPGTVSTKVLCLTQVVSPEELINDEDYEDIMEDMRGEGGKFGTLVNVVIPRPRPNEAAPGVGKVFLEYADIDSATKARAGLNGRKFGGNQVMAVFYPENKFAQGEYDA from the exons ATGTTGGACTACTTGCCCCTCTGTGCTGACAATGGGCGTGAGCTGACTTCTGTAGCTTTTATGTGCAAGAAGGACCAATACACCG CAGGTCAGATTCCTGGGACAACTCCAGCTATTCCTGGAATGTTTCCTACCATGTTTCCACTGGCAACTGGTCAG CCCTTCGGGGCGCTTCCTGTTATGCCAGTTCAGGCAATGACACAGCAG GCTACTAGACATGCACGGCGTGTTTATGTGGGAGGGCTACCACCGACAGCGAACGAACAG TCTGTTGCCACATTTTTCAGCCAGGTTATGGCAGCAATAGGAGGAAATACCGCTGGCCCTG GAGATGCGGTTGTCAATGTATACATTAATCATGAGAAAAAGTTTGCTTTTGTGGAGATGAGATCTGTCGAGGAAGCCAGTAATGCAATGGCCTTGGATGGGATCATCTTTGAG GGAGCACCTGTAAAGGTGCGAAGACCTAGTGATTACAATCCTTCTCTTGCTGCAACGCTTGGTCCCAGCCAGCCAAACCCCAATCTGAACCTAGCTGCCGTTGGTCTAACTCCAGGTTCTGCTGGTGGTCTTGAGGGTCCAGATCGCATTTTTGTGGGTGGACTTCCCTATTACTTCACAGAAGCTCAGGTCAGGGAGTTGCTGGAGTCTTTTGGGCCACTACGAGGTTTTGATCTCGTGAAAGATAGAGAGACTGGAAATTCAAAAGGATATGCATTTTGTGTTTACCAAGATCTTTCAGTCACAGACATAGCCTGTGCAGCACTCAATGGTATTAAAATGGGCGATAAGACACTCACTGTTCGGCGTGCGAATCAAGGAGCCAATCAACCCAAACCAGAGCAAGAAAGTGTTCTTTTACATGCACAGCAGCAAATTGCGTTACAG AAGCTTATGCTACAGCCTGGGACTGTATCCACCAAGGTTCTTTGTCTTACACAAGTTGTTTCCCCTGAAGAGCTTATTAATGATGAAGACTACGAAGATATCATGGAAGACATGCGAGGGGAAGGCGGAAAATTTG GTACATTAGTGAACGTTGTTATCCCGCGTCCGAGACCCAATGAAGCAGCACCCGGAGTTGGAAAG GTGTTTTTGGAGTATGCAGACATTGACAGCGCAACGAAAGCTCGAGCTGGTTTGAATGGAAGGAAATTTGGAGGGAACCAAGTGATGGCTGTATTCTATCCTGAGAACAAGTTTGCCCAAGGGGAGTATGATGCCTAA